A region from the Triticum aestivum cultivar Chinese Spring chromosome 3D, IWGSC CS RefSeq v2.1, whole genome shotgun sequence genome encodes:
- the LOC123080268 gene encoding uncharacterized protein has protein sequence MGVWREGAGWCFCSGGGGRSERVKAAIFSAKAAALAAVCGGHGTGLLIHRNLLLTTHGNLPSAAAAEDAADALLGHARLAARLVPHRFFITSSILDLTIVGVDSAENDSTLQAQQPHYLKTCCKPSLDHGSVVYLLGHTGKKELVIGDGKVVIGTDNLIKLSTDGVTWCPGSAGFDAQGNLAFMICDPMKLASSPTARSSSASSSSSHSSKKDQQMQFGIPISVVCDWLYQHWQGNLDEVTKPKLPLVRLMSSRSDRSSSSFTRRNVFKPADDDNDDASVTSKMTSKPKYQQGSGSSANARICHDANPLVDLRTNNEQGISTPEIYESPRGSSCQGHQDPAPVQLLDINFPAKVPKTIFLPLPLKQMLSEENNADTSKAKPRNPSRENHFPAGLIWHRNGEADSRDPPVALMEDCSSEGQSSSSPAERSRYRHQDQFSSEEETMYSAETMESTNIPSSREKHVRRSQSCVNYIRWSSPRKPSVIQTGTLRKQHTLIPVRKTHSQSTSLPQRSHDYLSPTVSSAMKKRNSMELQQPPKPRRIIVQSSPKWMF, from the exons ATGGGGGTgtggagggagggggcggggtggTGCTTCTGCTCCGGCGGCGGGGGCCGGTCCGAGCGGGTCAAGGCGGCCATCTTCTCGGCCAAGGCCGCCGCGCTGGCCGCCGTCTGCGGCGGCCACGGCACGGGCCTCCTGATCCACCGGAACCTGCTGCTCACCACGCACGGCAAcctgccctccgccgccgccgccgaggacgccgccgaCGCGCTGCTCGGCcacgcccgcctcgccgcccgcctcgtgcCCCACAG ATTCTTCATCACCAGCTCGATTCTTGACCTTACCATAGTCGGTGTTGATTCTGCCGAGAATGACTCGACTTTGCAGGCTCAGCAACCTCACTATCTGAAAACATGCTGCAAACCAAGCCTAGATCATGGGAGTGTGGTTTACCTGCTGGGGCATACCGGGAAGAAGGAACTGGTGATCGGCGACGGCAAGGTAGTGATTGGCACGGATAACCTCATAAAGCTCTCCACAGATGGGGTGACATGGTGTCCTGGCTCTGCCGGTTTCGACGCCCAGGGGAACTTAGCTTTCATGATCTGTGACCCCATGAAGCTGGCCTCCTCCCCCACTGCAAGGTCATCTTCAGCATCCTCATCCTCATCACATTCATCGAAGAAGGATCAGCAAATGCAGTTCGGGATCCCAATATCGGTGGTCTGCGATTGGTTGTATCAGCATTGGCAGGGCAACCTGGATGAGGTTACCAAGCCAAAGTTACCTCTTGTTAGACTGATGTCCAGCAGAAGCGATCGCTCAAGCTCCTCCTTCACTCGTCGCAATGTGTTCAAGCCTGCAGATGACGATAATGATGATGCATCGGTTACTTCAAAGATGACTTCAAAGCCAAAATACCAGCAGGGGTCAGGTAGCTCAGCCAATGCAAGGATTTGTCATGATGCAAATCCTCTGGTTGATCTACGGACCAACAATGAGCAGGGGATTTCAACTCCAGAAATATATGAATCACCAAGGGGTAGTTCTTGTCAGGGTCACCAGGATCCTGCACCAGTACAACTCTTGGACATCAACTTCCCAGCTAAGGTTCCCAAGACTATCTTTCTACCACTGCCCTTGAAACAAATGCTTTCCGAGGAGAACAATGCGGACACGTCGAAGGCAAAACCCAGGAATCCATCCAGAGAGAATCACTTTCCAGCAGGCCTGATATGGCACCGTAATGGCGAGGCAGATTCTAGGGATCCTCCGGTTGCTCTTATGGAGGACTGTAGCAGTGAGGGGCAGTCGAGCTCGTCACCTGCTGAGCGATCGCGGTACAGACATCAAGACCAGTTCAGCAGCGAGGAGGAGACAATGTACTCAGCCGAAACCATGGAGAGCACGAACATTCCGAGCTCCAGGGAGAAGCACGTCAGGAGGAGCCAGAGCTGTGTCAACTACATCAGGTGGAGCTCTCCGAGGAAACCGTCGGTGATTCAAACCGGGACCTTGAGGAAGCAGCACACGCTGATCCCTGTGCGGAAGACGCACTCGCAGAGCACGTCCCTGCCGCAGAGGAGTCATGACTACTTGAGCCCGACGGTCTCCTCGGCCATGAAGAAGAGGAACTCCATGGAGCTGCAACAGCCCCCAAAGCCCCGTCGGATCATCGTCCAATCTTCTCCGAAATGGATGTTCTGA
- the LOC123080270 gene encoding uncharacterized protein, which produces MPASMPKLLFLLLLLLLAAAAHSSPVVPDAAGEGSDQAAVRMVPMAPAGGSGFSGVVLNETRRRLGSFQLCAPCTCCGGPRGACVLSPCCYAINCNIPNRPFGFCSFTPRSCDCLHCNV; this is translated from the exons ATGCCCGCCTCCATGCCCAAGCTGCTCTTcctcctgctgctcctcctcctcgccgcggcCGCCCACTCTTCACCG GTCGTCCCGGATGCGGCGGGCGAGGGGTCCGACCAGGCGGCGGTGCGCATGGTGCCGATGGCCCCGGCTGGGGGGTCGGGGTTCAGCGGGGTGGTGCTGAACGAGACGCGGCGGCGGCTGGGGAGCTTCCAGCTCTGCGCGCCCTGCACCTGCTGCGGCGGGCCCAGGGGCGCCTGCGTCCTCTCCCCGTGCTGCTACGCTATCAACTGCAACATCCCCAACCGCCCATTCGGATTCTGCTCCTTCACGCCCAGGTCTTGCGACTGCCTCCACTGCAACGTCTGA